DNA from Pseudorca crassidens isolate mPseCra1 chromosome Y, mPseCra1.hap1, whole genome shotgun sequence:
GGTGTCGAGCTGAGAGATGTACCGCGGCGTGGAAGGTTTTCTGTTTGGGGACAGGCGTCGTGTGGGTAGGACTCGGTCCTTTCAGCCTGCCCTTGGAAAGCTGCTCTTTGAAATGGGAAAACTTAGACGCGCCGCACCCAGGGGTCTCGCTCCTTCTGCCCAGGGCCAGCCGCTCCTACGTGCATTGTCTCATCTTGCCCTTTGTTGCAACATGACTCTAAAGCACGCTGTTGCCTGTGGTTCTTGTTTCCTAGCTCTTCGTCCCAGGACCTGTCGAGCGGCCTGTGGGAGCAGACGCATCTGCAGCGCGCCTCTGACCACTTCAGCTCCCTGGGGAGCGTGGACAGCCTGGACCAGCCTGCCCAGTCCTACCCGTCCGGGCGCCTCTCGGCTGCCAAGTCCAACAGCAGCATCGACCACCTGGGCGGCCCGAGCAAGCGGGACTCCGCTTACGGCTCCTTTTCCACCAGCTCCAGCACGCCTGACCACACCCTGCCCAAGGCGGATGCCTCCTCTGCTGAGAACATCCTCTACAAAGTAGGCCTTTGGGAGGCCTCCACCGGAGGCAGCGACCGGCAGGGCCTGGCTGCCGGCGACCCTCAGTGTGTGGACGAGAGGCTCGGGTGCTTCCCCCCCAGGGTCCCCTGTGACAGCAGCAGGAGCCCCAGGCCCGAGGACAGCCCTGAGCCCAAGCTAGCTGCTTCCGGGAGGTCCAGTTTTGGGCCAGTCTGGTATGTTCCCGATAAGAAGAAGGCCTCTTCGTCCCctcctccgccccctccccctctccgcAGTGACAGCTTTGCGGCCACCAAGAGCCACGAGAAGACCCAGGGCCCTCCATTCTCAGAGGCGGCCACCACGCAGCACCCTCCGGGCCTGACCCGCGCTCAGTCCCACAGCGACTGGCGACCGGAAGCGGCCGATCAGCCGCAGAGACCAGCGCGCCTGGGCGACGGGAGGAGAGCCGGAAGCTCGGGCTGCGCGCCGGGTGTCCCCCTGGACTGCGGGTGGCCGCCGTGCGACAGCGGGGCCAGGGCCCTCCCGGGGGCCCCCAGCCGGCTCCAGGCCTCCCTGTCCAGCACGGACGTGCGCTGCCCGCCACCTTCGCCCGCATGCCAGCACCCGCGCCACTCCAGCGACGAGAGCCCCTTCTTTCACGAGGGGCCTGGTGCCGCCACGTGGCTCAGGGAGCAGCCGCCTGCCGAGCGCTTCCCGGATGACAGCCCCGCTCCGGTGGGGCGGCCCAGCGCTGGCGACCAGAAGGGGGACGGTGGCGCGCAGAGCCGCTACTACTGCGTGACCTCCACACGCGGCCCGCAGGGCGGCGCCCCGGCCGCACAGCCCCGCTGCTACCCGCCCCGGCTCGAGGGGCCCCCGGGCGCCCGGCAAAGGGGGAGGGTGGCGCCGGCGGACAGGGAGGCCGGGGGCCACTGCGAGGGAGCCGAGGAACCGCCCGCGGCCGGCCTCGTGGAAACGGCGAGTGTGAAGAGGGTCGCAGGCGGCTTCGCGTGGGGCCACGCGGGCGGCGAGATCTGCCCCCTGCAGACGCCCATGCTGCACTCGCTGACCCAGGAAGGGGCGCGCCGGCCCGAGGCCAGCTACGAGGGCGCCCTGGAGAGGCCCCCGCCCGAGGCCCCGGCGGGCAAACCCATGCGGAGGAGCGACCGTTTCGCCACCACCCTGAGGAACGAGATCCAGCTGCGGCGAGCCAGGCTGCAGAAGAGCCGGAGCACGGCAACCCTGGCCGGCGCCGCGGAGGGGGACGAGACCACCGCCGAGGCAGAGGCGCGCGACTGGGGGGTGCAGCCGGCAGGGGGCGCCCCGGAAGCCGCCTTCTCCAGCACATATAAGGACCACCTGAAGGAGGCGCAGGCCCGCGTCCTGAGGGCCACGTCGTTTAGGCGCCGCGACCTGGAGCCCAGCCCGTCGGACCCCGACACCCTCCCTCGCGTCTGGGAGGCAGCCCCGGCCAGGCTGCCCTCGAGCGCCGGCGGCGCGCTGCATGCTCCGCGCATCGCCGGCCGGAGGCGCTTCACGGCCGAGCAGAAACTGAAGTCCTACTCCGAGCCCGAGAAGATGAACGAGGTGGGGCTCGCGGGGGATGAGCGCCCGCGCCAGCGCCCCGCACCTCCTGACGAGACCGTGCGCACCTTTGCCGACAGGTggaagttttttgaggaaaccagCAAGCCCGTAGGCCAGCGGTCGGGGCTGAGGCCGGCACCCTGTGGGTTCCCCAAGGAGAAGCCAGAGAGGCCTTGGACAGCGGGCCCCGGAAAggagggaaaggtggggagaTCAGACCCACCTCAGAGGCTGGGAACCTTTGCAGAGTATCAAGCCTCGTGGAGGGAACAGAGGAAAGCCCCGGAAGCCAGGAGTTCTGGGAGGTACCACTCGGCAGACAACATCCTGGACGTGGGTCTGGACCAACACGAGAGACCACAGTACATCCACGGAAGGTCCCGGTCGTCGCCCTCGACCGACCTCTACAAGCAGGTAAGCGTCCTGCAGGGAGCCAGGACAGAGCCACCGCAGTCCCATCTTAAGGTGCGTACAGGACAGCCCCAGGACATCATGGCCCATTGCCGTTGTGACTTGTGTCCAGCTGTCTGAGCGTTTACGTGCACCAGCTTTTCTAGTATCAGCACCTGGAGACAGAGGCGATACGCTCATGACAATTGCGAGTGCCCTGTTTTCACCCACGTTTCGAGTTCCCAGCCTCATTGTCAGCTCTCGCTGAAGCGGTCTTTCCCTTTGATTAGCTTGCCCTTAACATACAAAGGGAAGAAATTGGGGGAGATGATAGAAAATGGCAAGCACTCCTCTGAAATTACAAGGGGCGCGTTATAGCACGGCTTAAGGCAACCTTGATGTCACTTGTGCTATTAGTTTTCTTCTTAGTCCCTTTTTgtggtgaaatatttttaaaggttgttcTGGGGCAAATGTAATTGGAAATGCAGTGTGTTAaactatttcactttttttaaagtaggagTTTTGATGGTGAAAGTTGATGGGGAGCTTTCTGAAAAGATGCACATTTGTATCCATACCTCAAAGTCCATAGTcagtctccctctcccactctctctgctttttctccccCTTGCATCTGCATTTGTACATTTCAAAGAAAAGATTTCCTGCAGCATCAGATGGAGGTTCTTTTAAGAAAAACCAGCCATCGGTTTGTTACACAATAATGAACGTCCGCATGTGAAGACAggtgcaggtttctgtgtggccCCCTGGTGCAGAAAGGCCTGCAAACACCGCGACCGTGTGCCCATGCCCCGTGCAGTGTGACCGCTGAGAATTCCATGCTTGATCGGTCAAGAAACAAGGCTCCCAGACTCCAGGTCCCGGGGCTTGAGGTTTCGCTGCAGGGAGCCGTGACCAGCTGGGTTTGATTTGATGAGGGTTTGGGGGCCAGTGTGTCAACACAGGTTTATGACCCTCACGTAGGAGTTCTGCTTCCTGCCCAGAGCCGAAGGGGACGCATGGTCTTGTTGAGTCTTTTTGGTGAGACGCTTTGGAGAGCCGGGCTCGCGGGTCCCGTGGCCGGCTGACGGCAGGCGGCGTCACTGCCTTCGTGGTGCGGGCTCACAGGGCGAACCCACAATGAAGGGTTCGTGATCACAGAGGTCTCGGAGGCGGTGGCTTGATGACCGGGTGTCTCATTGTGCCACCCTTGGCAGGAAGCTTCTGTGGAAGTGCGACGGCAAACGGAGGACCCCGGTGCGCGCAGAGAGCTTTCTTCCTCAGTCCAGGCCGAGGAGGGACGCCCCACCCCAAGGTAGGAGACTCTTGGACTCGGGGTTACTGAGAAGGCATCTTGGGGTGGGCTGCGTTATGGTGGGTGAGTGCTTGGGCGTCCGGTTTCCGCCAGACCCGAAGTGGCCACGAACCAGGTTCAGCTTCCAGCGTCCCCAGGACCAAGCCCTCAGCCCTACAGCACTGCCGGCGGGAGAAGCATCCCCAGGGCGGGGACGCTCTGAATGCCATCGTGGCAGTTTTGGTTCTTAAAACAGCTGCTGTGTTTTCCGTACAGTGGAGTTCTTTATGTTCACAGAACGAGAAACCCAGCGTAGTGGCTTGAATGACGTGCTTTATCCAGAGCGGCCATCTGACGGGATGCCTTAACGTCGAGGGCACGGCTGGGTTGCTGGGTCTGGAAATCCACATTGTCTGGAAGGATTGTTGGTCAAAGGACGAGGGCAAGCCTTTCTCAATTGGCCTTATGTACTGACTTAATTTTGAGCTTTAAAATAGAAATCGAGTCGGTTGGCTCCCCAGGAGGGGATGAGAGCATCTGAAAGAACGGAATGGCAGCAGTGTTACACTGTCACGTGCCCTGATTCTCCAGTGTGTCCAGTGTAGCTGTGTCACTGTAGTGAGGGTGGAATTTAGGTGAAATACATACTGTCGTCTGGACCCTTAGCCACAaggagggcgggggagggaagTGTAGGTCACTGCAGGAACTGGGGTACGACCTTATTTTAAAAGGGCTGATGGAAGAATGGAAGCAAATTTGTACACAGTAGGGTCGCTGAGTGCATatctttctgttccttgagcaTCTCTGGGAGTTGGCGTGCCGCTCAAATTAAACACCAACCTCAGAATTGAAGATTCTGTCCCAGAGATGACCAGTTTAAATGCTTGCTTTTGAGAGCCTTACGTAACggggttttatttcatttggctGTCAGCTGAGCGCTGCTGGCCTTGAACAGGAGTGCCGGTGGCTCTGAGGGAGCAGGCATGGtggtctgtgtgtgcatgtgtaggaTATGGTCGCAGTTACTTACCAGTCTGCACGGCCAAGACCAGAGACCCCGGGTGAGAGAGGAAGGTCCGTGAATAACACGTACAGAGCTGAGCTGTGTCTGAGCGGCACAGTCAGAGCTCCATGGCTCTGGATTGCGAGCAGCTCACGTGCCAAGTGCCGGCTGTCCTCTTTATCAAAAGCCACTTCCGGGCCCTGCTGCCGTCGTGGGAGTGCGAGCAGTGCTGTAGTGCGGTGCGGAGCAGTGCTGTAGTGCGGTGCGGTGCAGTGCGGCGGGGACGTTCCCCGCACACTCGGGCGCGGGCTTCGCTGCTGCACGGAGGCCTCGGGCGTTTATCCTGCAGAGAGACACGCATGTGCTGCTTGGAGTTCAGCTCTCCTGCTGTGAAGAGTCCTAACACATGGCTTCTAATGTAcataccgtgtgtgtgtgtgcgcgtgcgtgcgtgtgtgcggtAACGGCACTGTCGGCAGCGAAGGGGTCAACGGGAACGGGGGAGGGACCCCACGCTGCCTGTCTCACAGCTGTGTCGTCTGGCAGGCTGCGTAACCACTCTGACAGAACGAGTTCCAGAAACTTTCTGCTTTTGAGCTGCAAACCCAGCAATTTTCAGAATCATTGTGTGTGCTTTTAAAGAGTGGTGAGACTCAGTGAAATCCTAGATTAGGGATGTcaaagaggctttttttttttttttgagaaaatgtttatCTTCTGAAGGAGCAGCGAGGAAGAGTGCCCTTGAAACATTaaatgggagaagaaagaaatgaaaatgtaggcAGGGACTGTCCTTTGCTCACCAAAACCCAATCTATAATGCAAAGATTTAAAGATGCCCAGTGTTTTGCATACATTGATGTAACATATCTGTGTAAAGAAATCGAATCGCTGATCTGTTAACGGGAGCACGATGATGAAGACTGGCTTCTGTTGTGATGCCAGAAGAGCGTCGAGAGAACATTTATGCAGCAAATCGAATTGAGAACATTTTTGTGAGGTTCAGGATTCTGTGTTCCAGATAAAGTAGGACAGAGGTTCTGCCCCAGGGGACCTCCCAGCGTAGGGGGGACGGAGAGACACCAGCACTCAGCACTGAAGCGATGATGCGTAATTGTCATCTTTGTGAAAAGTCACGGGATGGTTCAGAATCTTGGAGGGACGAGGGTGAGGCGACTTCTGCCTGGGGGTTGTGGACACGACGGTGGTGTTTGAGCAGGACCCAGGCCCTCGGGAGAAGATCTGACAGCGTTTGCTTGCCTCCAGCTGTGTTCGCGTGGGAGTGGCCTCCTCAACCATCATGTTTCCAGAGCCAGCGTCCACTGTTTTTGGAGGTTTTGCGCCAGATCTCCAAGCTCAGGTGTCCTGCCTAACGGCAGTCTGCTCCCTGCCCCAGTGTCACGGGGACCTTGAGAGCTCGGTGCAGCAGTTTACGTGGCTGCCGTGACAGACTGCTGGGGTCTGGGCGGCATCAGCAACAGacaggcatttatttatttatttatttttgccgtacgcgggcctctcactgctgtggcttctcccgtcgcggagcacaggctccagacgcgcaggctcagcagccatggctcacgggcccagccgttatgcggcatgtgggatcctcccggaccggggcacgaacccgtgtcccctgcatcggcaggcggactctcaaccactgcgccaccagggaagccccagacggttattttctcacagctctggaggcctgGGTCTAAGCTCCAGGTGCTGGCAGGGTGGGTGTCT
Protein-coding regions in this window:
- the LOC137217790 gene encoding protein Shroom2-like isoform X4, whose protein sequence is MEGAEPRVRPERLAEAEARAADGGRLVEVQLIGGAPWGFTLKGGREHGEPLVITKIEEGSKAAAVDKLLAGDEIVGINDISLSGFRQEAICLVKGSHKTLKLVVKSSSSQDLSSGLWEQTHLQRASDHFSSLGSVDSLDQPAQSYPSGRLSAAKSNSSIDHLGGPSKRDSAYGSFSTSSSTPDHTLPKADASSAENILYKVGLWEASTGGSDRQGLAAGDPQCVDERLGCFPPRVPCDSSRSPRPEDSPEPKLAASGRSSFGPVWYVPDKKKASSSPPPPPPPLRSDSFAATKSHEKTQGPPFSEAATTQHPPGLTRAQSHSDWRPEAADQPQRPARLGDGRRAGSSGCAPGVPLDCGWPPCDSGARALPGAPSRLQASLSSTDVRCPPPSPACQHPRHSSDESPFFHEGPGAATWLREQPPAERFPDDSPAPVGRPSAGDQKGDGGAQSRYYCVTSTRGPQGGAPAAQPRCYPPRLEGPPGARQRGRVAPADREAGGHCEGAEEPPAAGLVETASVKRVAGGFAWGHAGGEICPLQTPMLHSLTQEGARRPEASYEGALERPPPEAPAGKPMRRSDRFATTLRNEIQLRRARLQKSRSTATLAGAAEGDETTAEAEARDWGVQPAGGAPEAAFSSTYKDHLKEAQARVLRATSFRRRDLEPSPSDPDTLPRVWEAAPARLPSSAGGALHAPRIAGRRRFTAEQKLKSYSEPEKMNEVGLAGDERPRQRPAPPDETVRTFADRWKFFEETSKPVGQRSGLRPAPCGFPKEKPERPWTAGPGKEGKVGRSDPPQRLGTFAEYQASWREQRKAPEARSSGRYHSADNILDVGLDQHERPQYIHGRSRSSPSTDLYKQEASVEVRRQTEDPGARRELSSSVQAEEGRPTPRQADAPCAEDSPGAQRDPQQPSQVSEPAGSREAPEVPPEGRGRAGTLPCDYRYPEERAPADRPAAPHARGQDPRPLSAAPLSRRPAPQRPPPPRREPRPLAGAPAPAHLGAPGRPRPLAPEVCSCSDRPALARCSPGASAEKPSAARPAADGPRAAGEPAGQHVDERAGWPRREAPLLSKFRPLQTSAMETSRSPSPQFAPQKLTDKPPLLVQDDNSTRIERVMDNNTTVKMVPIKIVHSESQPEKESRQGLARVPEPPVLPSGLERDQIKTLSTSEQSYSRFCLYSRQGAEPQPPGTPVPTAKDSRASTPTLSYVKAKERTAEDLKSEELAREIAGKDKSLADILDPSVKIKTTMDLMEGIFPKDEHLLEEAQQRRKLLPKIPSPRTTEEKKEELSVPAAVSLATNSTYYSTSAPKAELLIKMKDLQDQQEAEEDSGSDADHDLSVKKTCFNHGVQYQTFTTRLNNLCASGAHREHRSQAAGAAAGAAEPAGGHAGQQRTGRRGGGPGQGRLQAQRVRQVPHVHRGPGQGGEPPAVAVRPSGPRGKRPQQSGRRHCSWRSAIPAREAAGPDPAARGRQGVEGEPGPPGGHRVRHSGQLPQPGQPGRLRALREDEVGPPHRAARAGGQDPPGRRAAQVPAGQPSARQRQMRGLRPDASPAGHATGGR
- the LOC137217790 gene encoding protein Shroom2-like isoform X3 encodes the protein MEGAEPRVRPERLAEAEARAADGGRLVEVQLIGGAPWGFTLKGGREHGEPLVITKIEEGSKAAAVDKLLAGDEIVGINDISLSGFRQEAICLVKGSHKTLKLVVKRRTELSWRPHSWHVTKFSDSHPETSASPFPSTTSCPLWPGQHHASSSSQDLSSGLWEQTHLQRASDHFSSLGSVDSLDQPAQSYPSGRLSAAKSNSSIDHLGGPSKRDSAYGSFSTSSSTPDHTLPKADASSAENILYKVGLWEASTGGSDRQGLAAGDPQCVDERLGCFPPRVPCDSSRSPRPEDSPEPKLAASGRSSFGPVWYVPDKKKASSSPPPPPPPLRSDSFAATKSHEKTQGPPFSEAATTQHPPGLTRAQSHSDWRPEAADQPQRPARLGDGRRAGSSGCAPGVPLDCGWPPCDSGARALPGAPSRLQASLSSTDVRCPPPSPACQHPRHSSDESPFFHEGPGAATWLREQPPAERFPDDSPAPVGRPSAGDQKGDGGAQSRYYCVTSTRGPQGGAPAAQPRCYPPRLEGPPGARQRGRVAPADREAGGHCEGAEEPPAAGLVETASVKRVAGGFAWGHAGGEICPLQTPMLHSLTQEGARRPEASYEGALERPPPEAPAGKPMRRSDRFATTLRNEIQLRRARLQKSRSTATLAGAAEGDETTAEAEARDWGVQPAGGAPEAAFSSTYKDHLKEAQARVLRATSFRRRDLEPSPSDPDTLPRVWEAAPARLPSSAGGALHAPRIAGRRRFTAEQKLKSYSEPEKMNEVGLAGDERPRQRPAPPDETVRTFADRWKFFEETSKPVGQRSGLRPAPCGFPKEKPERPWTAGPGKEGKVGRSDPPQRLGTFAEYQASWREQRKAPEARSSGRYHSADNILDVGLDQHERPQYIHGRSRSSPSTDLYKQEASVEVRRQTEDPGARRELSSSVQAEEGRPTPRQADAPCAEDSPGAQRDPQQPSQVSEPAGSREAPEVPPEGRGRAGTLPCDYRYPEERAPADRPAAPHARGQDPRPLSAAPLSRRPAPQRPPPPRREPRPLAGAPAPAHLGAPGRPRPLAPEVCSCSDRPALARCSPGASAEKPSAARPAADGPRAAGEPAGQHVDERAGWPRREAPLLSKFRPLQTSAMETSRSPSPQFAPQKLTDKPPLLVQDDNSTRIERVMDNNTTVKMVPIKIVHSESQPEKESRQGLARVPEPPVLPSGLERDQIKTLSTSEQSYSRFCLYSRQGAEPQPPGTPVPTAKDSRASTPTLSYVKAKERTAEDLKSEELAREIAGKDKSLADILDPSVKIKTTMDLMEGIFPKDEHLLEEAQQRRKLLPKIPSPRTTEEKKEELSVPAAVSLATNSTYYSTSAPKAELLIKMKDLQDQQEAEEDSGSDADHDLSVKKELIESIGRKLQVLRQARQSLREDMQANSALGDEVEALAKAVCKPNEFDKFRMFIGDLDKVVNLLLSLSGRLARVENALNNLDDGTAPGDRQSLLEKQRVLIQQHEDAKELKENLDRREGIVSDILASYLSQDSLADYAHFVRMKSALLIEQRELEDKIHLGEEQLKCLLDSLPPDRGK
- the LOC137217790 gene encoding protein Shroom2-like isoform X2, producing MEGAEPRVRPERLAEAEARAADGGRLVEVQLIGGAPWGFTLKGGREHGEPLVITKIEEGSKAAAVDKLLAGDEIVGINDISLSGFRQEAICLVKGSHKTLKLVVKRRTELSWRPHSWHVTKFSDSHPETSASPFPSTTSCPLWPGQHHASSSSQDLSSGLWEQTHLQRASDHFSSLGSVDSLDQPAQSYPSGRLSAAKSNSSIDHLGGPSKRDSAYGSFSTSSSTPDHTLPKADASSAENILYKVGLWEASTGGSDRQGLAAGDPQCVDERLGCFPPRVPCDSSRSPRPEDSPEPKLAASGRSSFGPVWYVPDKKKASSSPPPPPPPLRSDSFAATKSHEKTQGPPFSEAATTQHPPGLTRAQSHSDWRPEAADQPQRPARLGDGRRAGSSGCAPGVPLDCGWPPCDSGARALPGAPSRLQASLSSTDVRCPPPSPACQHPRHSSDESPFFHEGPGAATWLREQPPAERFPDDSPAPVGRPSAGDQKGDGGAQSRYYCVTSTRGPQGGAPAAQPRCYPPRLEGPPGARQRGRVAPADREAGGHCEGAEEPPAAGLVETASVKRVAGGFAWGHAGGEICPLQTPMLHSLTQEGARRPEASYEGALERPPPEAPAGKPMRRSDRFATTLRNEIQLRRARLQKSRSTATLAGAAEGDETTAEAEARDWGVQPAGGAPEAAFSSTYKDHLKEAQARVLRATSFRRRDLEPSPSDPDTLPRVWEAAPARLPSSAGGALHAPRIAGRRRFTAEQKLKSYSEPEKMNEVGLAGDERPRQRPAPPDETVRTFADRWKFFEETSKPVGQRSGLRPAPCGFPKEKPERPWTAGPGKEGKVGRSDPPQRLGTFAEYQASWREQRKAPEARSSGRYHSADNILDVGLDQHERPQYIHGRSRSSPSTDLYKQEASVEVRRQTEDPGARRELSSSVQAEEGRPTPRQADAPCAEDSPGAQRDPQQPSQVSEPAGSREAPEVPPEGRGRAGTLPCDYRYPEERAPADRPAAPHARGQDPRPLSAAPLSRRPAPQRPPPPRREPRPLAGAPAPAHLGAPGRPRPLAPEVCSCSDRPALARCSPGASAEKPSAARPAADGPRAAGEPAGQHVDERAGWPRREAPLLSKFRPLQTSAMETSRSPSPQFAPQKLTDKPPLLVQDDNSTRIERVMDNNTTVKMVPIKIVHSESQPEKESRQGLARVPEPPVLPSGLERDQIKTLSTSEQSYSRFCLYSRQGAEPQPPGTPVPTAKDSRASTPTLSYVKAKERTAEDLKSEELAREIAGKDKSLADILDPSVKIKTTMDLMEGIFPKDEHLLEEAQQRRKLLPKIPSPRTTEEKKEELSVPAAVSLATNSTYYSTSAPKAELLIKMKDLQDQQEAEEDSGSDADHDLSVKKQELIESIGRKLQVLRQARQSLREDMQANSALGDEVEALAKAVCKPNEFDKFRMFIGDLDKVVNLLLSLSGRLARVENALNNLDDGTAPGDRQSLLEKQRVLIQQHEDAKELKENLDRREGIVSDILASYLSQDSLADYAHFVRMKSALLIEQRELEDKIHLGEEQLKCLLDSLPPDRGK